One genomic region from Salinicola endophyticus encodes:
- a CDS encoding zinc-binding alcohol dehydrogenase family protein — protein MQVVVCSRPGEMALVERPTPPLAPGEARVAIRRIGICGTDIHAFGGNQPYFEYPRVLGHELAGEVVAVAEDVDPALVGHAVYVIPYLHCGECRACRQGRTNCCQALQVIGVHRDGGMAQTLNVPASHLVAVPTLSAEALALVECQAIGAHAVRRAQVAADELVVVVGAGPIGIGVLQVAKSCGARVAMIDTNRDRLALCRDALGADATWHADDDVVARIEALNDGALADVVFDATGNPAAMNRGFDFAGHGGRYVLVSVVKAEIRFSDPDFHKKELTLLGSRNATREDFEHVTQLMAEGRLQTAPLITHRATLTALPERMPVWCAPGSGVLKAMVTLDDAEAEA, from the coding sequence ATGCAAGTCGTGGTCTGTTCACGCCCCGGCGAGATGGCGCTGGTCGAGCGCCCGACGCCCCCGCTGGCGCCAGGCGAGGCGCGGGTCGCCATTCGCCGTATCGGTATCTGCGGCACCGATATCCACGCCTTCGGCGGCAATCAGCCCTACTTCGAGTACCCCCGCGTACTCGGCCACGAGCTGGCCGGCGAGGTGGTCGCGGTGGCCGAAGATGTCGACCCGGCGTTGGTCGGCCACGCGGTCTACGTCATTCCCTATCTGCACTGCGGCGAGTGCCGCGCCTGCCGCCAGGGCCGTACCAACTGCTGCCAGGCGCTTCAGGTGATCGGCGTGCATCGCGACGGCGGCATGGCGCAGACGCTCAACGTACCCGCCAGCCATCTGGTGGCGGTGCCCACACTCTCGGCCGAGGCGCTGGCACTGGTCGAGTGCCAGGCCATTGGCGCCCACGCGGTGCGCCGCGCCCAGGTCGCCGCCGACGAGCTGGTGGTGGTGGTCGGCGCCGGGCCGATCGGTATCGGTGTGCTGCAGGTGGCCAAGAGCTGCGGCGCGCGGGTGGCGATGATCGATACCAACCGCGACCGCCTGGCGCTGTGCCGCGACGCGCTGGGCGCCGATGCGACCTGGCACGCCGACGACGACGTGGTGGCCAGGATCGAGGCGCTCAACGATGGCGCCCTGGCCGATGTGGTGTTCGACGCCACCGGCAACCCGGCGGCGATGAATCGTGGCTTCGACTTCGCCGGCCACGGCGGACGCTATGTGCTGGTCAGCGTGGTCAAGGCCGAGATCCGCTTCAGCGACCCGGACTTCCACAAGAAGGAGCTGACCCTGCTCGGCAGCCGCAACGCCACGCGGGAGGATTTCGAGCACGTGACCCAGCTGATGGCCGAAGGCCGGCTACAGACCGCCCCGCTGATCACCCACCGTGCGACG